The Pseudomonadota bacterium DNA segment ACAGAATCTTGCCCGGACCACTGAAAGCTTCAGCAGCTCAACGGGCTTGTCGGTGGCAATCTCTGAAACCAGGAGAAGAATAACGAAGCGCTTCACCCCCTGCTCACCGATATAGACGATGGCATGGGCAACGGACTCTATTTTCTTCTGCAGATAATAATAGGCTGAATTGATATACCTCAGAAGTTTATAGGTCATCCCCACATCCCTGGAGAATATTTCCTTCAGGGTTTTGATGGTAGTGCTCTTCCTGTTCACTTCCGCCAGTAACTGCAGAAGATTGATCTTGCTGGCGGGGATTTCCTTCGACTGAATCATCTGGGGCTTGCCGAAAAAATACCCCTGGAAGAAAGTAAAGCCAAGCTTCATTGCCTGCTCGAACTCCTGCAGCGTTTCAACCTTCTCGGCCAGGAGTTTTACATCGCGGTTGGCGAGTTTGTACCGGACCCTCTCCAGATCAGTCCCTTTGGTCAGGGAGAAATCAATTTTAATGATTTTTGCCAGGTTGATCAGGGGCTCCAGATTACGGTGGTGGATAAAATCATCCAGGGCCAGAACATACCCCTTTTCCACAAACTCTTTGCAGACCGCAATAATCGCCGGTGATGGCGGCACATCCTCAAGGACCTCGATGACAACCAGGTTATTGGGAAAGGAGAGGGGAACTTTTTTCAGCAGCAGCTCTTCCGTGAAATTGATAAAGCACGGTTTTGAGGAAGAGATCTTTTCTATGCCTTCGGTAAGGAATGCGGTGGTCAGGAGGCTGGTGGTGGCCCGTTCCCCGCTGATCTGCCCCAGAGCGTAATGGGCGGCCCCGCGATACAGAAGTTCATAGGCCTGCAGCCGTTTATTCCCGTCGAGAATCGGCTGTCTGGCAATATACATTTCCATATCGGACCATCTGAAAAAAGTTTTAGAAGGCGGACACGCTACGCCGGAAAACAGGGCAACAAAAGTATCATATCAGAAACAATTGCTGATTTGGGAAACTGATTTGGGAAACTAAATGGCGGGGCTCTCTTCAGACACTTCTTTGACGGGCTTTTCTTCCGGGACCCTTTGCAGAATCTGACCGGGAGAGAAATCGCCTTCGAGGATTCTGGCGTGGGAGAAGTAGTCTTCCACCTGGACAACCTCAACCTTGCCCATATTTCTGCCCGGCAGGCGGCCAAGTTCATTACCGGTCTGGGGATCCACCAGAATCTCCCCCTGCTCATGGGCGGTCCAGACACTGCCGACTTCCACCGCCCGATCGACTCCCCCGGAGAAAATCAGGGTATCGCCGACAACCTTGACCACGCTGGGGTACCATTTTTCCCGGACGATCGTCTCGCTGATACTTCGGATGCATTTCCTGATCACGTTGGTGGTCGCTTCGCCGAGCGGGGTCTTGTAGAACGAGTTCGCACCAAAAGTCACTTTTTTATAGGTTGCGGCAAAATCAACCTCGCCGGCCCAGACACTGTCGGAAAAACTTTTGCTGACCACAACTTCGCCGGTTTCCACATCGGTCACATAGAGAGTCACCGAAACCACCGCCATCTGACCGCTGGTCCCCATACCGAAGTTTCTTACAAAACCACTTATCCCGCCACCCGCAACATGGGAGAAATCGGTCACCGCGC contains these protein-coding regions:
- a CDS encoding CsgG/HfaB family protein, yielding MDKLMSLFRKISLFLIIVLLSGCASHAVRPLPRAVRDYNIPTIAILDFENKANFPYRWNLGQGIRDRLVDELVNSRRYTVLNRADIQDVIRELEMQNSPKFRREGRLDKGRLKNVKYLIKGAVTDFSHVAGGGISGFVRNFGMGTSGQMAVVSVTLYVTDVETGEVVVSKSFSDSVWAGEVDFAATYKKVTFGANSFYKTPLGEATTNVIRKCIRSISETIVREKWYPSVVKVVGDTLIFSGGVDRAVEVGSVWTAHEQGEILVDPQTGNELGRLPGRNMGKVEVVQVEDYFSHARILEGDFSPGQILQRVPEEKPVKEVSEESPAI
- a CDS encoding HDOD domain-containing protein; the protein is MEMYIARQPILDGNKRLQAYELLYRGAAHYALGQISGERATTSLLTTAFLTEGIEKISSSKPCFINFTEELLLKKVPLSFPNNLVVIEVLEDVPPSPAIIAVCKEFVEKGYVLALDDFIHHRNLEPLINLAKIIKIDFSLTKGTDLERVRYKLANRDVKLLAEKVETLQEFEQAMKLGFTFFQGYFFGKPQMIQSKEIPASKINLLQLLAEVNRKSTTIKTLKEIFSRDVGMTYKLLRYINSAYYYLQKKIESVAHAIVYIGEQGVKRFVILLLVSEIATDKPVELLKLSVVRARFCELLAGESRVWPDSSEVFLLGLFSMIDGLLDTPMKEVMEKLPIDEAIKDALMKKTGPLVPFLTATDAYERNEMEKCLKAFTALGVEPKNVPDYYLTAVAFADSLTRIQAG